Proteins from a genomic interval of Cetobacterium somerae ATCC BAA-474:
- a CDS encoding lysine exporter LysO family protein — protein sequence MLGICLSIIFGVIIGLFFQTPFLSNSSDTFIDLGLCLLLFFVGIDIGDNSSVFSNLKKYGKKIWLLPISTILGSLLGGVVGSLFLPISIGEGLAVSSGLGWYSLSAIELTKISPELGSVAFLSNVFREVLAILTIPLIAKSIGSFESISTAGATAMDTLLPVINKSNSSDISVIAFFSGVVLTTSVPVLVPLIVNIFKL from the coding sequence ATGCTAGGAATTTGTTTATCAATTATTTTTGGAGTTATTATAGGATTATTTTTTCAAACTCCATTTTTATCTAATTCATCAGATACTTTTATCGATTTAGGTCTCTGCTTACTTTTATTTTTCGTTGGAATCGATATTGGAGATAACTCTTCTGTATTTTCTAATTTAAAAAAATATGGTAAAAAAATATGGCTTCTTCCTATATCCACAATTTTAGGTTCTCTTTTAGGTGGAGTTGTCGGTTCTTTATTTCTTCCTATCTCTATTGGAGAAGGTCTTGCTGTTTCTTCTGGTCTTGGTTGGTACTCTCTATCAGCCATTGAATTAACAAAAATAAGTCCTGAACTTGGAAGTGTTGCCTTTTTAAGTAATGTTTTTAGAGAGGTTCTTGCAATTTTAACAATTCCTCTTATTGCTAAATCCATTGGAAGTTTCGAATCTATATCTACAGCTGGTGCTACAGCTATGGATACTCTTCTTCCAGTTATAAATAAAAGTAATAGTTCTGATATATCTGTTATTGCATTTTTTTCAGGCGTTGTTCTAACTACATCAGTGCCTGTATTAGTTCCACTAATTGTAAATATATTTAAATTATAA
- a CDS encoding diacylglycerol kinase has translation MKDKGNKQDVTQSFNVAIEGIIETIRTERNMKFHAFCTILVLMISIFLGVSRMELIVLSISMSLVLAAELLNTAIESFVDLVSPEYNILAKRAKDVGAGAVFIAASNALIVGYLVFHKRIAGEFDNFFDLLKESYANVIIFIIIFIVVLVIAIKSIFKKGTPLRGGIPSGHSALGGALFMGIFFLTHDVRVFYLSLFLLILVLQSRVEGKIHTVLETVIGAAIGMGVTYLFLSLLKV, from the coding sequence ATGAAAGATAAGGGGAATAAACAAGATGTAACACAAAGTTTTAATGTAGCAATAGAAGGAATAATAGAAACTATTAGAACAGAACGAAATATGAAATTTCATGCCTTTTGTACAATATTAGTTTTAATGATTTCAATTTTTCTAGGTGTAAGCAGAATGGAGTTAATTGTGTTATCAATTAGTATGTCCCTTGTTTTAGCAGCAGAGCTCTTAAATACTGCTATAGAAAGTTTTGTAGATTTAGTTTCACCAGAATATAATATTTTGGCAAAGAGAGCTAAAGATGTTGGAGCAGGAGCTGTTTTTATAGCAGCAAGTAATGCTTTAATAGTTGGATATTTAGTATTTCATAAAAGAATAGCTGGTGAGTTTGATAATTTTTTTGATTTATTAAAAGAATCTTATGCAAATGTAATAATATTTATAATAATATTTATAGTAGTATTAGTAATAGCAATTAAAAGTATTTTTAAAAAAGGAACTCCTTTAAGAGGAGGAATTCCTAGTGGACATAGCGCTCTTGGTGGAGCGCTTTTCATGGGAATATTTTTTTTAACACATGATGTTAGAGTATTTTATCTTTCTCTATTTCTTTTAATTTTAGTTCTACAATCAAGAGTAGAAGGTAAGATACATACAGTTTTAGAAACCGTAATAGGTGCCGCAATAGGAATGGGTGTTACATATCTTTTTCTATCTCTATTAAAAGTTTAA
- the ybeY gene encoding rRNA maturation RNase YbeY: MEVVLDFSLEIEGYNEIINEEEVKEYIYEVLNDEFESEKPVYISVALVGNEEIQRINRDFREKDRPTDVISFAYHETEDYMIGPYDTLGDIIISLERVEEQCNEYNHSFRREFFYVLTHGMLHLLGYDHIEEEDKKEMRAREEEILGKFGHTRD; the protein is encoded by the coding sequence ATGGAAGTAGTATTAGATTTTTCTCTAGAAATAGAGGGATATAATGAAATTATAAATGAAGAAGAAGTAAAAGAGTATATTTATGAAGTTTTAAACGATGAGTTTGAATCAGAAAAGCCAGTTTATATATCTGTAGCTTTAGTTGGAAATGAAGAGATTCAAAGAATAAATAGAGATTTTAGAGAGAAAGATAGACCTACAGATGTTATATCTTTTGCATATCATGAAACAGAGGATTATATGATTGGGCCATATGATACATTAGGAGATATAATAATATCTTTAGAGAGAGTTGAAGAGCAATGTAATGAATATAATCATTCATTTAGAAGAGAATTTTTTTATGTTCTAACTCATGGAATGCTACATCTTTTAGGATATGATCATATAGAAGAAGAAGATAAAAAAGAGATGAGAGCTAGAGAAGAAGAGATTTTAGGAAAATTTGGTCATACAAGAGATTAA
- a CDS encoding HD family phosphohydrolase, whose amino-acid sequence MKKIELFGLSLTFKINRKNADDAELYTKDHHLKEKIFYLILMIMLIVISSKSGYIVNRQKYDVGDVAINDIYSPKSILFNDRDKKQDIIKNLMENSKKEYIYVPQAGTVYISGAEYLFDEILKKNFKKNKLYLDRVEDIIGKQLPPKLITELTQLNKKELLETKERVIGFLTKAYATGIIREKGSLTISPPNDELFLELPEFDKKIVENFLTANYIYDETKTKNSIAEKISQIDDQILDIKAGTLLVKKGDIITDSRAKLLEAVGIYSYKKSLGFSLANFLYTIILTVIFYPLLANKFKKNILNKSIYRSLFLIYTIGFLAYRFTKPDHLYFVPFETMYFLMAILFAKDFAFLATLMAITFLFPIVGYDPIFIIVTFLVCLMGSYLIEKVTTRQELIALGMKLAVTKFFLYLLLTYFIGREQNLIVLQSGEIVVSGLLSGMLAIAVLPYFERTFNILTTFRLLELGDLSHPLLKLLSMKAPGTFHHSMMVATLSEAAAEAIGANAIFARVASYYHDIGKMKRPKFYVENQEGGENPHSKISPFLSTLIITSHTKDGNELGREYKIPREIRDVMFEHQGTTMLAYFYNKAKQLDPTVIEEDFKYGGPIPRSKESAIIMLADSIEAAVRSLDEKTPITIENMLRKIINSKIEDNQLSEAALTFKEIEIIIKTFTKVLMSIHHVRIKYPGQK is encoded by the coding sequence ATGAAAAAAATTGAGCTATTTGGTCTAAGTTTAACTTTTAAGATTAATAGGAAAAACGCAGACGATGCTGAATTATATACTAAGGATCATCATTTAAAAGAGAAGATTTTTTATTTAATTTTAATGATAATGCTAATAGTTATTAGTTCAAAAAGTGGCTATATAGTAAATAGACAAAAGTATGATGTGGGTGACGTAGCAATAAATGATATTTATTCACCTAAAAGTATTCTTTTTAATGATAGAGACAAAAAACAAGATATTATAAAAAATCTTATGGAAAATTCTAAAAAAGAGTATATATATGTACCACAAGCGGGAACTGTTTATATATCAGGAGCTGAGTATCTTTTTGATGAAATATTAAAGAAAAACTTTAAGAAAAATAAGTTATACCTAGATAGAGTTGAAGATATAATTGGAAAACAATTACCGCCTAAATTAATAACAGAATTAACCCAATTGAATAAAAAAGAATTACTAGAAACAAAAGAAAGAGTTATTGGATTTTTAACAAAGGCATATGCAACGGGTATTATAAGAGAAAAAGGAAGTTTAACAATTTCTCCTCCTAATGATGAATTATTTTTGGAGCTTCCAGAGTTTGACAAAAAAATTGTTGAAAATTTTTTAACAGCAAACTATATATACGATGAAACTAAAACTAAGAACTCTATTGCTGAAAAAATTTCACAAATAGATGACCAAATTTTAGATATAAAAGCAGGAACTTTACTTGTTAAAAAAGGAGATATTATAACTGATAGTAGAGCAAAGCTTTTAGAAGCTGTTGGAATTTATTCCTATAAAAAAAGTTTAGGTTTTTCCTTGGCAAACTTTTTGTACACGATTATTTTAACAGTTATATTTTATCCCTTGTTGGCTAATAAATTTAAAAAAAATATATTAAATAAGAGCATATACAGAAGTCTATTTTTGATATACACAATAGGGTTTTTAGCCTATAGATTTACAAAACCAGATCATTTATATTTTGTTCCTTTTGAAACAATGTATTTTTTAATGGCAATACTTTTTGCAAAAGACTTTGCTTTTTTAGCAACACTCATGGCAATTACATTTTTATTTCCAATTGTAGGATATGATCCTATATTTATTATTGTAACTTTTTTGGTTTGTTTAATGGGATCTTATTTGATAGAGAAAGTTACAACAAGGCAGGAATTGATTGCTTTAGGAATGAAATTAGCAGTGACAAAATTCTTCTTATATCTGTTATTAACTTATTTTATAGGAAGAGAGCAGAACTTAATTGTGTTACAAAGTGGAGAGATTGTTGTTTCAGGATTACTTTCAGGAATGTTAGCGATAGCAGTATTACCATATTTTGAAAGAACATTTAATATTTTAACAACATTTAGACTTTTAGAATTAGGAGATTTATCTCATCCTTTGCTTAAGCTTTTATCTATGAAAGCTCCAGGAACATTTCATCACTCAATGATGGTTGCAACTTTATCAGAAGCGGCAGCGGAAGCAATAGGAGCAAATGCTATTTTTGCAAGAGTGGCATCATATTATCATGATATAGGAAAGATGAAAAGACCTAAATTTTATGTAGAGAATCAAGAAGGTGGAGAGAATCCTCATTCAAAAATATCTCCGTTTTTAAGCACTTTGATAATAACATCACATACTAAGGATGGTAACGAACTAGGAAGAGAGTATAAAATTCCAAGAGAGATTAGAGATGTTATGTTTGAGCATCAAGGAACAACAATGTTGGCATATTTTTATAATAAAGCAAAGCAATTAGATCCAACTGTTATAGAGGAGGATTTTAAATATGGAGGACCAATTCCAAGAAGTAAAGAATCGGCTATAATTATGCTAGCAGATTCAATAGAGGCAGCTGTAAGGTCATTAGATGAGAAAACACCAATAACTATTGAAAATATGTTAAGAAAAATTATTAATTCTAAAATAGAAGATAATCAATTATCTGAAGCAGCGTTGACATTTAAAGAGATAGAAATAATTATTAAAACTTTCACAAAAGTTTTAATGAGTATTCATCATGTCAGAATAAAATATCCAGGACAAAAATAA
- a CDS encoding ATP-dependent DNA helicase: MNIEDKISLEARDKMRLEIEKVDGNEVFFRGIPDEEGVVTEVEVLARGNKYSVPAILKGMRKGEVIIHNHPSGHLYPSDPDVEIAAIYSNKLDGGSYIIDNKVSDIYVIVELIQKKNIKIDIKPYFEKNGLLANVFKEFEYRNEQLEMAEVIENGLNTETKVIVEAGTGTGKTLGYLIPAIEWSIKNKKRVVISTNTINLQEQLLNKDIPIAKKVIQGDFNYVLVKGRGNYLCNRKLHNVATGDIVDFEEYSQSQKSQFKEVLKWGGKTETGDKAELPFEVDYSIWEHFQSESDMCAGNKCAFKSECYFLKARDEKKKADILITNHHMYFSDLAIRKEIGFNTEYSILPEYELAVFDEAHNVEKVARDYFSYEISKYGFTKTMNQIYTMEKSKKRGTGSLDVFINYLKSCDYDGKKGIESDLENDIKLRHRNLFNSGRAYFNFIIEIFSKGQMSSITYRLKKNEFEKAVFYNQLDNLKDEFVVDLSSYLKKVRTILGKIKDIEDKEGYISDFSRYIDRLDGFFENLKFINSLDDDKFIYWAEVNGKKSNSKLVATPLKIDGELDKNLYANLKQMIFTSATIAIGNDFSYFKESIGLKEKTLEKVIHSPFDYNNQMTVYLPKDLLNPSDPKFIDSIKDFLKNLILKTSGKCFILFTSYSTLNYMYYMIKDELENAGLNLLIQGQAPRTQLVNLYKNIKNPVLFGTDSFWEGVDIKGEQLSSVVLIKLPFKVPSDPVTEAIIENITQQNKNAFVEYQIPESVIKFKQGIGRLIRSKSDKGIVTILDNRVITKSYGKYFKEAIPTKNIKILSKEEILKDISKT, encoded by the coding sequence ATGAATATAGAAGATAAAATATCTTTAGAAGCTAGAGATAAAATGAGGCTAGAGATAGAAAAAGTCGATGGTAACGAAGTATTCTTCAGAGGGATTCCAGATGAAGAAGGAGTAGTAACAGAAGTCGAAGTATTAGCAAGAGGTAATAAGTATTCAGTACCTGCTATATTAAAAGGAATGAGAAAAGGTGAGGTAATAATACATAATCATCCATCAGGCCATTTATATCCATCAGATCCAGATGTAGAGATTGCAGCTATATACTCCAACAAACTAGACGGTGGGTCTTATATCATAGATAATAAAGTATCAGATATATATGTTATAGTGGAGTTAATTCAAAAGAAAAATATAAAGATAGATATAAAACCGTATTTTGAAAAAAATGGTCTTTTGGCAAATGTATTTAAAGAGTTTGAATATAGAAATGAGCAGTTAGAGATGGCTGAGGTTATCGAGAATGGACTAAATACAGAGACAAAAGTAATTGTTGAGGCAGGAACAGGAACAGGAAAGACATTAGGTTATTTAATACCTGCTATAGAGTGGAGTATAAAAAATAAAAAAAGAGTTGTAATAAGTACAAATACAATAAATTTACAAGAACAACTTTTAAATAAAGATATTCCTATAGCTAAAAAAGTTATACAAGGTGATTTTAATTATGTTTTAGTTAAAGGAAGAGGAAATTACTTATGCAATAGAAAATTGCATAATGTAGCTACTGGAGATATTGTTGATTTTGAAGAATATAGTCAAAGTCAAAAATCTCAATTTAAAGAGGTTTTAAAATGGGGTGGTAAAACTGAGACTGGAGATAAGGCAGAGCTACCATTTGAAGTAGACTATTCAATTTGGGAACATTTCCAAAGTGAAAGTGATATGTGCGCAGGAAATAAATGTGCATTTAAATCAGAATGTTATTTTTTAAAAGCAAGAGATGAAAAGAAAAAAGCAGATATACTAATAACTAATCATCATATGTATTTTTCTGATTTAGCAATAAGAAAAGAAATAGGTTTTAATACAGAGTATTCAATTTTACCAGAATATGAATTAGCAGTATTTGATGAGGCACATAATGTAGAAAAAGTAGCGAGAGATTATTTTTCTTATGAAATTTCTAAATATGGTTTTACGAAAACTATGAATCAAATATACACAATGGAAAAATCTAAAAAAAGAGGAACAGGAAGTCTAGACGTTTTTATAAATTATTTGAAAAGTTGTGATTATGATGGAAAAAAAGGAATTGAATCAGATTTAGAGAATGATATTAAATTAAGACATCGAAATCTATTTAATTCAGGTAGAGCATATTTTAATTTTATAATTGAAATTTTTTCTAAAGGACAAATGAGTAGTATAACTTATAGATTAAAAAAGAATGAGTTTGAAAAAGCTGTTTTTTATAATCAATTAGATAATTTAAAAGATGAGTTTGTTGTTGATTTATCATCTTACTTAAAAAAAGTTAGAACAATTTTAGGTAAAATTAAAGATATTGAGGATAAAGAGGGGTATATAAGTGATTTCTCTAGATATATAGATAGATTAGATGGATTTTTTGAAAATTTAAAATTTATAAATTCACTGGATGATGATAAATTTATATATTGGGCAGAAGTAAATGGGAAAAAAAGTAATTCTAAGTTAGTTGCAACTCCTTTAAAAATAGATGGAGAATTAGATAAGAATCTATATGCAAATTTGAAACAGATGATTTTTACATCTGCAACAATAGCAATAGGAAATGATTTTTCTTATTTTAAAGAAAGTATAGGTTTAAAAGAAAAAACTTTAGAAAAAGTTATTCATTCACCATTTGACTATAATAATCAAATGACTGTATATTTACCTAAAGATTTATTGAATCCAAGTGACCCTAAATTTATTGATAGTATTAAAGATTTTTTAAAAAATTTAATATTGAAAACTTCAGGAAAATGTTTTATACTATTTACTTCGTATAGTACTTTAAACTATATGTATTATATGATAAAAGATGAATTAGAAAATGCTGGATTAAATCTTTTAATTCAAGGACAAGCACCGAGAACACAGCTCGTAAATTTATATAAAAATATAAAAAATCCTGTTTTATTTGGAACAGATTCCTTTTGGGAAGGTGTAGATATAAAAGGAGAGCAATTAAGTTCGGTAGTTTTAATAAAATTGCCATTTAAGGTTCCAAGCGATCCAGTAACAGAAGCAATAATTGAAAATATAACACAACAAAATAAGAATGCATTTGTAGAGTATCAAATTCCAGAGTCTGTAATCAAATTTAAACAAGGAATTGGAAGATTGATTAGAAGCAAAAGTGATAAAGGAATTGTTACAATATTAGATAATAGAGTAATAACAAAAAGTTATGGAAAATATTTTAAAGAAGCTATCCCTACTAAAAATATAAAAATACTGAGTAAAGAAGAGATTTTAAAAGATATTTCTAAAACCTAA
- the rpsT gene encoding 30S ribosomal protein S20, with protein sequence MAHSKSAKKRVLVAERNRERNQAVKSRVKTMLKRVLVAVETKEVEAANAALSVAYKELDKAVSKGIMKKNTASRRKARLAAKVNAL encoded by the coding sequence TTGGCACATTCAAAATCAGCAAAAAAGAGAGTTTTAGTAGCAGAGAGAAACAGAGAGAGAAATCAAGCTGTAAAATCTAGAGTAAAAACAATGCTTAAGAGAGTTTTAGTAGCAGTAGAAACTAAAGAGGTTGAAGCTGCAAACGCTGCTTTATCAGTAGCTTATAAAGAGTTAGATAAAGCTGTAAGCAAAGGAATTATGAAAAAGAATACAGCATCTAGAAGAAAAGCTAGATTAGCTGCAAAAGTTAACGCTTTATAA
- a CDS encoding KdsC family phosphatase, whose amino-acid sequence MIKLIVLDVDGTLTDGKLYVTNLGDEMKAFNVKDGLGITQAISQGKEIAIITGKTSQIVTKRCQELGIKEIHQGIKNKIATLDLILEKYSISYDNVAYMGDDLIDLAVMKKCKLAGAPKDSVEEILNISDFISTKNGGDGAVREFIEYILKKENLWNNVVNHFVPTEQ is encoded by the coding sequence ATGATTAAACTTATTGTTTTAGATGTTGACGGAACTCTTACTGATGGTAAGCTTTATGTAACAAATCTTGGTGATGAAATGAAAGCTTTTAATGTTAAAGATGGATTAGGAATTACCCAAGCTATTTCTCAAGGTAAAGAGATTGCTATCATCACAGGAAAAACATCTCAAATAGTTACTAAACGTTGTCAAGAACTTGGAATAAAAGAGATTCATCAAGGAATTAAAAATAAAATAGCAACTCTTGATTTAATATTAGAAAAATATTCTATTTCTTATGATAATGTTGCTTATATGGGTGATGATCTAATTGATTTGGCAGTTATGAAAAAATGTAAACTAGCAGGAGCACCTAAAGATTCAGTTGAAGAAATTCTTAATATTTCTGATTTTATTTCAACTAAAAATGGTGGAGATGGAGCTGTTAGAGAATTTATAGAATATATTTTAAAAAAAGAAAATTTATGGAATAATGTAGTTAACCACTTTGTTCCCACAGAACAATAA
- a CDS encoding YibE/F family protein has product MKNLLLLFLIIFSTGILAQEIENNEKQTQEEYIKGRILYLESTKKSGYNGQDGIKEIEEYRVRILEGEDENKEILIQSPVYLEKAYNIFIRENENVVLYKEHGELGDNTYYIVDIDKRDSIFLIVGIFVLLTVIIARYKGIKAILSLVIVVGIIYNIFLPMISNGYSPILISTLCALLCSTITIFLTTGFSQKGLVAILGAVSGVVIAGIVSMYFSYKMAMTGFVSVEALNYSTLLQGIKIREIISAGVILGSMGAVMDVSMSISSALTELRKRSADITKKDIFESGMRIGEDIIGTMVNTLILAYIGSGILSTLFIYLQKEQFPLIRILNFESVAADIIRAFAGSIGILVAVPITSYLCCIIFTKKNS; this is encoded by the coding sequence ATGAAAAATTTATTATTATTATTTTTAATAATATTTTCCACTGGAATATTAGCTCAAGAGATAGAGAATAATGAGAAACAAACACAAGAAGAGTATATAAAAGGAAGAATTTTATATTTAGAGAGTACAAAAAAAAGTGGGTATAATGGACAGGATGGGATAAAAGAGATTGAAGAATATAGAGTAAGAATATTAGAAGGTGAAGATGAAAATAAAGAGATTTTAATTCAATCGCCAGTTTATTTAGAGAAAGCTTATAATATTTTTATAAGAGAGAATGAAAATGTAGTATTGTATAAAGAGCATGGAGAATTAGGTGATAATACATACTATATAGTAGATATTGATAAAAGAGACTCTATATTTTTAATAGTAGGTATATTTGTATTGTTAACAGTTATAATTGCCAGATATAAAGGAATAAAGGCGATTTTATCCTTAGTAATAGTAGTAGGGATAATATATAATATTTTTCTACCAATGATATCAAATGGCTATTCACCAATTTTGATTTCAACCTTATGTGCTTTATTATGTTCAACAATTACAATATTTTTGACAACAGGCTTCTCTCAAAAAGGATTAGTAGCAATACTAGGAGCAGTTTCAGGAGTAGTAATAGCAGGAATAGTATCAATGTATTTTTCATATAAAATGGCTATGACAGGTTTTGTTTCAGTAGAGGCATTAAATTATTCAACATTACTTCAGGGAATAAAAATTAGAGAAATAATATCAGCTGGAGTTATCTTAGGAAGTATGGGAGCAGTAATGGATGTATCTATGTCAATATCTTCAGCCCTTACAGAATTAAGAAAGAGAAGCGCTGATATAACTAAAAAAGACATTTTTGAATCAGGAATGAGAATAGGTGAAGATATTATAGGAACAATGGTAAATACGCTAATATTAGCGTATATAGGAAGTGGAATATTATCAACTTTATTCATATATTTACAAAAAGAACAATTTCCTTTAATTAGAATTTTAAATTTTGAATCAGTAGCAGCTGATATTATAAGAGCTTTTGCAGGAAGTATAGGAATTTTAGTTGCAGTGCCAATAACTTCATATTTATGCTGTATTATATTTACAAAAAAAAATAGCTGA
- the rpsO gene encoding 30S ribosomal protein S15, translating into MAINKAEIISAYGKDGKDTGSTEVQIAILTAQINHLTNHLRTHKKDFHSRLGLLKMVGKRKRLLSYLMSKDIEGYRALIAKLGIRK; encoded by the coding sequence ATGGCTATAAACAAAGCAGAAATCATCAGCGCTTACGGAAAAGACGGGAAAGATACAGGATCTACAGAGGTTCAAATCGCTATCTTAACTGCACAAATTAACCACTTAACTAATCACTTAAGAACTCACAAGAAGGACTTCCACTCAAGATTAGGATTATTAAAAATGGTTGGAAAAAGAAAGAGACTTTTAAGCTACTTAATGAGCAAAGATATCGAAGGATACAGAGCTCTTATTGCTAAATTAGGAATCAGAAAGTAA
- the ftsH gene encoding ATP-dependent zinc metalloprotease FtsH, which translates to MKNREDNEKMALYNFIEEEPKKDESDDDEAEKNNDKKSNEEKEKEELEERKRKIKEKLKEGIDKGKQDKDSNDSRELGGRFNLKGFVMLLFIVTIILSLPTMFSKSDSTNVKTISYTDFLQDVKDNKLVRVDEREGYIYGYTAEKDASAVKARMITDRLGGDLQLVDLIENKNIQIQSLPPQELPFLLNMLASWFPMLLLIGIWIFMLNKMNKGSGGGPQVFNMGKSKAKENGENVSQVTFADVAGIDEAKVELEEIVQFLKEPDKFKNLGAKIPKGVLLLGAPGTGKTLLAKAVAGEAGVPFFSMSGSEFVEMFVGVGASRVRDLFSKARKNSPCIIFIDEIDAVGRKRGSGQGGGNDEREQTLNQLLVEMDGFGSDETIIVLAATNRPEILDKALMRPGRFDRQVVVDRPDIKGREAILKVHSRNKKFASDVDFDVIARKTPGFVGADIANMLNEAAILAARAGRDEINMSDLEEASEKVTIGPERKSRMAVQKERIIVAYHEVGHAMTQRLSPHTEPVHKVTIIPRGMAALGYTMTLPTEDRYLKSKNEFLSELVTLLGGRASEEVVFGDITTGASNDIERATAIAHAMVTKYGMSDKFGPIMLDATRDGDMFQQKLYGETTSKEIDDEIRRLVTTAYNKAKEILTENRETLENITQALLRLETITGEELDEMLKGKTVERLEEENRIEEKLADLKEEENKLREELKQKASQSVLEDQKEDKTEN; encoded by the coding sequence ATGAAGAATAGAGAAGATAATGAAAAAATGGCATTGTATAACTTCATTGAAGAGGAGCCAAAAAAAGATGAAAGCGACGATGATGAAGCTGAGAAAAACAATGACAAAAAATCAAATGAGGAAAAAGAAAAAGAAGAGTTAGAGGAAAGAAAAAGAAAAATTAAAGAAAAATTAAAAGAGGGTATAGATAAAGGAAAACAAGATAAAGATTCAAATGACTCAAGAGAGTTAGGAGGAAGATTTAACTTAAAAGGATTTGTGATGTTATTATTTATAGTAACAATAATTTTATCTCTTCCAACAATGTTTTCTAAGTCAGATTCAACAAATGTAAAAACAATAAGTTATACAGATTTTTTACAAGATGTAAAAGATAATAAGTTAGTTAGAGTAGATGAAAGAGAAGGGTATATATATGGATATACTGCTGAAAAAGATGCATCTGCAGTAAAAGCTAGAATGATAACAGATAGACTTGGAGGAGATTTACAACTAGTTGATTTAATAGAGAATAAAAATATCCAAATACAATCTTTACCACCACAAGAGTTACCATTTTTATTAAATATGCTAGCATCTTGGTTCCCGATGTTACTGTTAATTGGAATTTGGATTTTTATGCTTAATAAAATGAATAAAGGAAGCGGTGGAGGACCACAAGTTTTCAATATGGGTAAATCTAAAGCTAAAGAAAATGGTGAAAATGTATCTCAAGTTACTTTTGCTGATGTAGCTGGAATAGATGAAGCAAAAGTTGAATTAGAGGAAATTGTTCAATTTTTAAAAGAGCCTGATAAATTTAAAAATTTAGGTGCTAAAATTCCAAAAGGAGTTTTATTGCTAGGTGCTCCAGGAACAGGTAAAACACTTTTAGCTAAAGCTGTAGCTGGAGAAGCTGGGGTTCCATTCTTTAGTATGTCAGGATCAGAATTCGTAGAAATGTTTGTTGGAGTTGGAGCTTCAAGAGTTAGAGATTTATTTTCTAAAGCTAGAAAAAACTCTCCATGTATAATCTTTATAGATGAGATTGATGCAGTAGGTAGAAAAAGAGGAAGTGGTCAAGGTGGAGGAAACGACGAGAGAGAGCAAACACTTAACCAACTTCTAGTAGAAATGGATGGATTTGGAAGCGATGAAACAATAATAGTATTAGCTGCAACAAATAGACCTGAAATACTAGATAAAGCTTTAATGAGACCAGGAAGATTTGATAGACAAGTAGTAGTTGATAGACCTGATATAAAGGGTAGAGAGGCTATTTTAAAAGTTCATTCAAGAAATAAAAAGTTTGCATCAGATGTTGATTTTGATGTAATAGCAAGAAAAACGCCAGGATTTGTAGGAGCGGATATTGCAAATATGTTAAATGAAGCGGCTATATTGGCTGCAAGAGCTGGTAGAGATGAAATAAATATGTCTGATTTAGAAGAAGCTTCTGAAAAAGTTACAATAGGACCAGAGAGAAAATCAAGAATGGCAGTTCAAAAGGAAAGAATTATAGTTGCTTATCATGAAGTTGGTCATGCTATGACTCAAAGATTGTCACCACATACAGAACCAGTTCACAAGGTTACAATAATTCCTAGAGGAATGGCTGCTCTTGGGTATACAATGACTCTTCCAACAGAGGATAGATATTTAAAATCAAAAAATGAGTTTTTATCTGAGCTTGTAACACTTTTAGGAGGAAGAGCATCAGAAGAAGTTGTATTTGGAGACATAACTACAGGCGCTAGTAACGATATAGAAAGAGCTACAGCAATAGCTCATGCTATGGTAACTAAATATGGTATGAGTGATAAATTTGGACCAATAATGTTAGATGCTACTCGTGATGGAGATATGTTCCAACAAAAGCTTTATGGAGAAACAACTTCAAAAGAGATAGATGATGAAATAAGAAGATTAGTAACGACAGCTTATAATAAAGCAAAAGAGATTTTAACTGAAAATAGAGAAACATTAGAGAATATAACTCAGGCATTGTTAAGATTAGAGACTATAACAGGTGAAGAGTTAGATGAGATGTTAAAAGGAAAAACTGTTGAAAGATTAGAAGAAGAAAACAGAATAGAAGAAAAATTAGCAGACTTAAAAGAAGAAGAAAATAAATTAAGAGAAGAATTAAAACAGAAAGCCTCTCAGTCAGTTTTAGAAGATCAAAAAGAGGATAAGACAGAAAATTAG